One Chordicoccus furentiruminis DNA window includes the following coding sequences:
- a CDS encoding HD-GYP domain-containing protein, with the protein MINAAAEKNPAETGGRSDRKIIDYNLKEELEHGVYVSSLVRELTAELGLAENSAYQLRLAGLLHDIGKLQLTNYLYGREEIASPLVIEEMKYVRMHPVLSWNILKDLGYSDIVLDAVRYHHEDFDGSGYPDHLVGEAIPLGARIIRVCDVFAALTSDRPYRERFEPDEAMSLMIDEIKHFDLRIFLAFQRVVHRGTSRFRVHFPITDESILAEAAARFPAGRN; encoded by the coding sequence ATGATAAACGCAGCGGCGGAAAAGAATCCGGCGGAGACGGGCGGCAGATCCGACCGGAAAATCATCGATTACAATCTGAAGGAGGAGCTGGAGCACGGTGTGTATGTCAGTTCGCTCGTCCGGGAACTGACGGCGGAACTGGGACTGGCGGAAAACTCCGCCTATCAGCTGAGGCTGGCGGGCCTGCTTCATGATATCGGAAAACTGCAGCTGACCAATTATCTCTACGGGCGGGAGGAGATCGCGAGCCCCCTTGTCATCGAGGAGATGAAATATGTCCGCATGCACCCGGTTCTGTCGTGGAACATTCTGAAGGACCTCGGATACAGCGACATCGTTCTGGACGCAGTGCGCTATCATCACGAGGACTTCGACGGAAGCGGCTACCCGGATCATCTGGTGGGGGAAGCGATTCCGCTTGGCGCGCGGATCATCCGCGTCTGCGATGTGTTCGCTGCGCTGACTTCAGACCGCCCATACCGGGAGCGGTTCGAACCGGATGAGGCGATGAGCCTGATGATCGACGAGATCAAGCACTTTGACCTGAGAATTTTTCTGGCATTCCAGCGGGTTGTCCACCGCGGGACCTCCCGGTTCCGGGTGCATTTTCCCATAACGGACGAGAGCATTCTCGCGGAAGCGGCCGCCAGATTTCCGGCAGGCCGGAACTGA
- a CDS encoding IS110 family RNA-guided transposase, whose amino-acid sequence MAFKIFRFNCCGLDVHKTWIFACIGLTDANGRTEYKEKMFSSFSRGLRDLAAWLASYNCTDVCMESAGKYWIPVFNVLEKTCNVILAHPKYTKPQKGNKTDRKDAKWICDLFMCDMIKPSFIPPAEIRHLRDLVRYRFKLTNMLTGEKNRAQNCLTVSNLKLDDVFSDVFGKSSRSITEYILAHPGETFDVTPFVDRRCKTPIEEIQAAVDGAVSPEQAIKLRQCLDHIDELEKHKAEMEREILRVSDPYLDALELIRTVPGFDKNPFTAIQILSEIGGDMSVFPTDKHLVSWAGCCPRNDQSNFKIKSTRISRAGSYLKPVLVQVANALIKSKKHPEITERYRRIKSHRGHKKAIIAVCRMLLTAIWHILTDLKPYTAEGYLAPRPVKTEKILTTSQALNLLKLRGYVIKDDLPVTAS is encoded by the coding sequence TTGGCTTTTAAAATCTTTCGTTTTAACTGCTGTGGCCTTGATGTCCACAAGACCTGGATCTTTGCCTGCATTGGACTCACGGATGCAAACGGCCGGACAGAATATAAGGAAAAGATGTTTTCCTCTTTCTCCAGAGGTCTGCGGGATCTCGCCGCATGGCTCGCCTCTTACAACTGTACCGATGTATGCATGGAATCTGCCGGCAAGTACTGGATCCCGGTATTCAATGTCCTTGAAAAGACATGCAACGTGATACTTGCTCACCCTAAGTACACCAAACCACAAAAAGGGAATAAGACCGACCGTAAGGACGCGAAGTGGATATGCGATCTGTTCATGTGCGACATGATCAAGCCTTCCTTTATCCCACCCGCCGAGATTCGTCATCTTCGGGATTTAGTGCGGTACCGGTTCAAACTCACCAACATGCTGACAGGTGAGAAGAACCGTGCACAGAATTGTCTGACTGTATCAAACCTCAAACTTGACGATGTCTTCAGCGACGTGTTCGGGAAGTCTTCCAGATCGATTACGGAATACATCCTCGCCCATCCCGGTGAAACCTTTGATGTCACTCCTTTTGTGGATAGAAGATGCAAGACCCCAATTGAAGAAATCCAAGCCGCTGTTGACGGCGCTGTCTCTCCAGAACAGGCTATAAAGCTTCGTCAGTGTCTGGACCACATCGATGAGTTGGAAAAGCACAAGGCAGAAATGGAACGGGAAATCCTTCGCGTTTCTGATCCGTACCTTGACGCTCTCGAACTGATCCGCACTGTCCCCGGTTTCGACAAAAACCCTTTTACGGCGATTCAGATTCTCTCTGAGATTGGCGGCGACATGTCTGTGTTCCCGACAGACAAACATCTTGTTTCCTGGGCAGGATGCTGTCCCCGTAACGATCAAAGCAATTTCAAGATCAAATCCACTCGGATTTCCCGTGCTGGTTCCTATCTTAAACCAGTTTTGGTGCAAGTTGCAAATGCTTTGATCAAATCGAAGAAACATCCGGAGATCACAGAACGTTACCGCCGTATCAAATCCCACCGCGGGCACAAGAAAGCCATCATCGCTGTCTGCCGTATGCTCCTGACCGCTATCTGGCACATACTGACAGATCTGAAGCCGTATACAGCTGAAGGGTATCTTGCTCCGCGGCCTGTGAAGACAGAAAAGATTCTCACTACTTCGCAGGCACTTAATCTGCTGAAGCTCAGAGGCTACGTCATCAAAGACGATCTGCCCGTCACTGCTTCCTGA
- the hisS gene encoding histidine--tRNA ligase yields the protein MALTKKPVTGMKDILPDEMAVRNYVIGLIRSTYAIFGFSSIATPAVEHIENLLSKQGGENEKLIFKILKRGEKLDLSHPTTEDAVTDSGLRYDLTLPLSRYYANHAAELPSPFKALQIGSVFRADRPQRGRFRQFTQCDIDILGDPSDLAEIDLILATTTVLTKLDFHRFTIRVNDRKLLKAMADRAGFQPEDYEKVFIILDKMDKIGRDGVRSELEASWPKEKVDAYLSQFDTDGGSENISGQAHSLMEETGSPLPEIIGTVNSVKTGDFRIVYDPTLVRGMSYYTGPIFEIAMDEYGGSVGGGGRYDEMIGKFTGQPTPAVGFSIGFERIIMLLMERGFTVPGAGAKTAFLVEKRMPAEKLEAIWKEAMSLRAEGKAVDISQMKKNRRFQKEQLTAQGYTDIREFFCREDS from the coding sequence ATGGCACTCACGAAGAAGCCCGTTACGGGCATGAAGGATATTCTGCCGGATGAGATGGCGGTCCGGAATTATGTGATCGGACTCATCCGGAGCACATACGCGATCTTCGGGTTTTCATCCATCGCCACGCCGGCGGTGGAACATATCGAAAACCTGCTTTCCAAACAGGGCGGCGAAAACGAGAAGCTGATTTTCAAGATTCTGAAGCGGGGAGAAAAGCTGGATCTCTCGCACCCGACAACCGAGGACGCGGTCACGGACAGCGGTCTCCGGTATGATCTGACGCTGCCGCTTTCGCGGTACTACGCGAACCACGCCGCGGAGCTGCCGTCTCCGTTCAAAGCGCTTCAGATCGGCAGCGTATTCCGCGCCGACCGCCCGCAGCGGGGGCGCTTCCGCCAGTTTACCCAGTGCGACATCGACATCCTCGGCGATCCGAGCGATCTGGCTGAGATCGACCTGATTCTGGCGACGACGACGGTGCTGACGAAGCTGGACTTTCACCGCTTCACGATTCGTGTCAATGACCGGAAGCTTCTGAAGGCGATGGCGGACCGGGCCGGGTTTCAGCCGGAGGACTACGAGAAGGTCTTTATTATTCTCGACAAGATGGATAAGATCGGGCGGGACGGCGTCCGCTCTGAACTGGAGGCGTCCTGGCCAAAGGAAAAAGTGGATGCCTATCTGAGCCAGTTTGATACGGACGGAGGCTCGGAGAACATCAGCGGGCAGGCGCACTCGCTGATGGAGGAGACGGGTTCGCCGCTTCCGGAGATCATCGGGACGGTAAACAGCGTGAAGACAGGCGATTTCCGCATCGTCTACGACCCGACGCTTGTGCGCGGCATGAGCTACTACACCGGTCCGATCTTCGAGATCGCGATGGACGAGTACGGCGGATCCGTAGGCGGAGGCGGTCGCTATGACGAGATGATCGGGAAATTCACCGGCCAGCCGACCCCGGCGGTGGGCTTCTCCATCGGGTTCGAGCGGATCATCATGCTTCTGATGGAACGCGGCTTTACGGTGCCCGGCGCAGGCGCGAAGACTGCGTTCCTCGTCGAAAAGCGGATGCCGGCTGAGAAGCTGGAGGCGATCTGGAAGGAGGCGATGAGCCTCCGTGCGGAGGGTAAGGCCGTCGATATTTCCCAGATGAAGAAGAACCGCCGCTTCCAGAAGGAGCAGCTGACGGCGCAGGGATACACGGATATCCGGGAATTCTTCTGCAGAGAAGACAGCTGA
- the aspS gene encoding aspartate--tRNA ligase: MAESMKGLTRTCRCGEVTEAYIGKKVTLMGWVQTVRNKGGIAFVVLRDRSGLIQIVAEDTGDRRWGSLKPESAVAVVGTVAKRAGAVNPHMKTGTIEVIPEELRVLSTAQTPPFEVKDGIDTREDLRLTYRYLDLRRPELQRKIMFRAHVVQMIRDFLSGEGFLDIETPTLIASTPEGARDYLVPSRVHPGCFYALPQSPQLLKQLLMCSGFDRYYQIARCYRDEDLRADRQPEFTQVDMELSFVNQEDVMNVNTALLTDLTGKMPDVMRQLGFTDEELIHGIEAAHDELAAHGIGKITWQDAMDRYGSDKPDLRFGMEIIDVTNLAADSGFGVFRDAAAAGGVIRGLNVKGQGDMPRKKIDRLVEVAKTYGAKGLPYVQMKSDGTVKASFSKFVTEEELQALCAAMGGEKGDLLLFAADRFKVVCAALGALRLHLGSELGMIDRNAFRFVWVVDFPLLEWSDEENRFMAMHHPFTMPNEDDWKNIDTDPGSVRAQAYDIVLNGVEMGGGSVRIHMDDVQEKMLEVLGFTKERAEEQFGFLLTAFKYGVPPHAGLAYGLDRMIMLFSGSESIRDVIAFPKVKDASDLMMKAPSEVDPKQLEELALTVTAKKDQ; this comes from the coding sequence ATGGCAGAATCGATGAAGGGACTGACGCGCACCTGCCGGTGCGGGGAAGTCACGGAGGCGTATATCGGAAAAAAGGTCACTCTGATGGGATGGGTCCAGACCGTACGCAACAAGGGCGGCATCGCGTTTGTCGTCCTCCGCGACCGGTCGGGACTGATTCAGATTGTTGCGGAGGACACCGGCGACAGACGCTGGGGAAGCCTCAAGCCGGAGTCGGCCGTCGCGGTGGTCGGAACCGTGGCGAAGCGGGCCGGCGCGGTGAATCCGCATATGAAGACGGGGACGATCGAGGTGATTCCGGAGGAACTGAGAGTCCTCTCAACCGCGCAGACTCCGCCCTTTGAGGTGAAGGACGGCATCGACACGAGAGAGGATCTCCGTCTGACCTACCGTTATCTCGATCTCCGGAGACCGGAGCTGCAGCGTAAGATTATGTTCCGGGCCCACGTGGTTCAGATGATCCGGGATTTCCTCTCCGGAGAAGGCTTTCTTGACATCGAGACGCCGACTCTGATCGCGTCGACGCCGGAAGGCGCGCGGGACTATCTGGTTCCCAGCCGCGTCCATCCGGGGTGTTTCTACGCGCTGCCCCAGAGCCCGCAGCTGCTGAAGCAGCTTCTGATGTGCTCGGGGTTCGACCGTTATTACCAGATCGCCCGCTGCTACCGCGACGAGGATCTGCGGGCGGACCGTCAGCCTGAATTCACGCAGGTTGACATGGAGCTTTCCTTCGTGAATCAGGAGGACGTGATGAACGTCAACACCGCCCTCCTGACGGATTTGACCGGAAAGATGCCCGATGTCATGCGGCAGCTCGGTTTTACGGATGAGGAGCTGATCCACGGCATCGAGGCGGCCCACGATGAACTCGCGGCCCACGGCATCGGAAAGATCACCTGGCAGGACGCGATGGACCGCTACGGATCGGACAAGCCGGATCTCCGGTTCGGCATGGAGATCATCGATGTGACGAATCTGGCGGCCGACTCCGGCTTCGGCGTATTCCGCGACGCGGCGGCCGCCGGCGGCGTGATCCGCGGCCTCAACGTGAAGGGTCAGGGCGATATGCCCCGCAAGAAGATCGACCGGCTGGTCGAGGTGGCGAAGACCTACGGCGCGAAGGGGCTGCCCTATGTGCAGATGAAGAGCGACGGCACCGTGAAGGCTTCCTTCTCGAAGTTCGTGACGGAAGAGGAGCTTCAGGCACTCTGCGCTGCAATGGGCGGCGAGAAGGGAGACCTTCTCCTTTTCGCTGCGGACCGCTTCAAAGTAGTCTGCGCCGCGCTGGGTGCGCTGCGTCTCCATCTCGGAAGCGAGCTCGGAATGATCGACCGCAACGCGTTCCGTTTCGTCTGGGTGGTGGACTTCCCGCTGCTTGAGTGGTCGGACGAGGAGAACCGCTTCATGGCGATGCATCATCCGTTCACGATGCCCAACGAAGATGACTGGAAGAACATCGATACGGATCCCGGCTCGGTTCGCGCTCAGGCTTACGACATCGTGCTGAACGGCGTGGAGATGGGTGGCGGCTCCGTCCGTATCCATATGGACGATGTGCAGGAGAAGATGCTGGAGGTGCTGGGCTTCACGAAGGAGAGGGCGGAGGAGCAGTTCGGCTTCCTGCTGACGGCTTTCAAATACGGAGTGCCGCCTCATGCGGGTCTTGCCTACGGGCTTGACCGGATGATCATGCTGTTCTCCGGTTCGGAGTCAATCCGCGACGTCATCGCCTTCCCGAAGGTCAAGGACGCGTCGGATCTGATGATGAAGGCTCCGTCCGAGGTGGATCCGAAGCAGCTGGAGGAGCTTGCACTCACGGTTACGGCAAAGAAGGATCAGTAA